A stretch of Streptomyces vietnamensis DNA encodes these proteins:
- a CDS encoding ABC transporter ATP-binding protein, whose translation MTFTLPPAPAPESPSRDTALTPVLSVRDLRISFPSETGPVEAVRGVSFDVLPGRTLGIVGESGSGKSATAMGIMGLLPPTARVSGEVLLGGRDLVGLDDRRLSRVRGKEIGMVFQDPLSALTPIHSVGRLLSDALRVHQDLTKQAAWNRAVELLDLVGIPEPRRRARSFPHEFSGGMRQRVVIALAMANAPSVIVADEPTTALDVTVQAQILDVLRTAQAETGAGVVLITHDLGVVAGYADEVAVMYAGRIVERAGADELFRRPTMPYTIGLLGAVPRPDAPKDRPLVPIGGEPPSPASLPTGCPFADRCPAVLDACRTREPAATPVAGHGDVACLRADEIADGRLTAEALFPAPEAPDTPEAPPGEVVLRVSGLGKTFPVTKGAFLKRRVGTLHAVSDVDFELRAGETLGLVGESGSGKTTTLLEILRLRPPESGRIEIAGTDVADLGSGSRSRSRSGSGSDSGSGSAERLRELRGAVQIVMQDPMGSLDPRLPVFQLLAEPLQAVGVDRTAIRARVAELLGMVGLDASMADRFPGALSGGQRQRVGIARALATRPRIVVLDEPVSALDVSVQAGVVNLLARLGRELGLAYLVVAHDLAVMRHFADRIAVMYLGHIVETGSTEALFANPRHPYTEALLSAIPVPDPRHERSRERIVLEGDQPSASNLPQGCVFVDRCPLYRLLDDGLRERCRTQRPALGPAAPGTGHRHACHAR comes from the coding sequence ATGACGTTCACCCTTCCTCCTGCTCCTGCCCCCGAGTCGCCCTCGCGCGACACCGCGCTGACGCCCGTCCTGTCGGTGCGGGACCTGCGGATCTCCTTCCCGTCCGAGACGGGACCCGTCGAGGCGGTGCGCGGGGTCAGCTTCGACGTGCTGCCCGGCCGGACCCTCGGCATCGTCGGCGAGTCCGGGTCGGGCAAGTCCGCGACCGCGATGGGCATCATGGGGCTGCTGCCGCCGACCGCCCGGGTGTCGGGCGAGGTGCTGCTCGGCGGCCGCGACCTCGTCGGTCTGGACGACCGCCGGCTGTCCCGGGTGCGCGGCAAGGAGATCGGCATGGTCTTCCAGGACCCGCTGTCCGCGCTGACCCCGATCCACTCGGTCGGCCGGCTCCTCTCCGACGCGCTGCGCGTGCACCAGGACCTCACGAAGCAGGCGGCGTGGAACCGTGCGGTCGAACTGCTCGACCTGGTCGGCATACCCGAACCGCGGCGCAGGGCACGGTCGTTCCCGCACGAGTTCTCCGGCGGGATGCGCCAGCGCGTCGTCATCGCCCTGGCCATGGCGAACGCGCCGTCCGTCATCGTGGCCGACGAGCCCACCACCGCCCTCGACGTGACCGTGCAGGCCCAGATCCTGGACGTGTTGCGGACCGCGCAGGCCGAGACCGGCGCGGGGGTCGTGCTGATCACGCACGACCTCGGTGTCGTCGCCGGATACGCCGACGAGGTCGCCGTGATGTACGCCGGGCGGATCGTGGAACGGGCGGGCGCCGACGAGCTGTTCCGGCGGCCCACCATGCCGTACACGATCGGCCTGCTCGGCGCGGTGCCCCGCCCCGACGCCCCGAAGGACCGCCCGCTGGTGCCGATCGGGGGCGAACCCCCGTCGCCGGCGTCGCTTCCGACCGGCTGTCCCTTCGCGGACCGGTGCCCCGCCGTGCTCGACGCCTGCCGTACGCGGGAACCGGCGGCGACACCCGTCGCCGGGCACGGGGACGTCGCCTGCCTGCGCGCGGACGAGATCGCCGACGGCCGGCTGACGGCGGAGGCGCTGTTCCCCGCGCCGGAGGCCCCGGACACCCCGGAGGCCCCTCCCGGGGAGGTCGTCCTGCGGGTGTCGGGCCTCGGCAAGACCTTCCCCGTCACCAAGGGCGCGTTCCTCAAGCGCCGCGTCGGCACGCTCCACGCGGTCAGCGACGTCGACTTCGAGCTGCGGGCCGGCGAAACCCTGGGCCTAGTGGGCGAGTCCGGCAGCGGCAAGACCACCACGCTCCTGGAGATCCTGCGGCTCAGGCCGCCGGAGAGCGGCCGGATCGAGATCGCGGGCACGGACGTCGCCGACCTCGGCTCGGGCTCCCGTTCCCGTTCCCGCTCCGGCTCCGGCTCCGACTCCGGCTCCGGCTCCGCCGAGCGGCTGCGGGAGCTCCGCGGCGCGGTGCAGATCGTCATGCAGGACCCCATGGGGTCCCTCGACCCGCGGCTCCCGGTCTTCCAGCTGCTCGCCGAACCGCTGCAAGCGGTCGGCGTCGACCGGACGGCGATCCGGGCCCGGGTGGCCGAACTCCTGGGCATGGTCGGTCTCGACGCCTCGATGGCGGACCGCTTCCCCGGGGCCCTCTCCGGCGGGCAGCGCCAGCGCGTCGGCATCGCCCGCGCCCTGGCGACCCGACCCCGGATCGTGGTCCTGGACGAGCCCGTCTCGGCCCTGGACGTGTCCGTGCAGGCGGGCGTCGTCAACCTGCTCGCCCGACTGGGGCGCGAACTCGGCCTGGCGTACCTGGTCGTCGCGCACGACCTGGCCGTGATGCGGCACTTCGCCGACCGCATCGCGGTCATGTACCTCGGGCACATCGTCGAGACCGGCAGCACCGAGGCACTCTTCGCGAACCCCCGGCACCCGTACACCGAGGCCCTGCTCTCGGCCATCCCGGTGCCCGACCCGCGGCACGAGCGCTCCCGCGAGCGGATCGTGCTCGAAGGCGACCAGCCGAGCGCGTCGAACCTCCCCCAGGGCTGCGTCTTCGTCGACCGCTGCCCGCTGTACCGGCTGCTCGACGACGGGCTGCGGGAGCGATGCCGTACGCAACGGCCCGCCCTGGGCCCGGCGGCACCCGGCACCGGCCACCGCCACGCCTGCCACGCCCGCTGA
- a CDS encoding ABC transporter permease has product MTLYLRRFGRNRGALLGVALFVLLVLFSVLGGLFSPFAYTDADFTALTQPPGAAHWFGTNQGGNDVYAEAVHGLRRSLVIAVSVSVLTIVLAALIGAGAAYLGGRVEKLTLAVIHFLLVVPSFLILALVSHRLAGDWRVLILVLTVFGWMTTARVVWSLSTSLRERDYVLAAEFMGVRPWRIVLRHIIPNLGSLLVVNLTLGIVATVLSETALSFLGFGVQTPDVSLGTMLADGSGTITSAPWLFAFPAGLVVLLTVSMTLVGDGLRDALDPTSVSAASGGAR; this is encoded by the coding sequence GTGACGCTGTACCTGCGGCGCTTCGGCCGCAATCGCGGGGCCCTGCTCGGCGTGGCGCTCTTCGTGCTCCTGGTGCTGTTCAGTGTGCTCGGCGGCCTGTTCTCGCCCTTCGCGTACACCGACGCGGACTTCACCGCGCTCACCCAACCGCCGGGCGCGGCCCACTGGTTCGGCACCAACCAGGGCGGGAACGACGTGTACGCCGAGGCCGTGCACGGTCTGCGGCGTTCGCTGGTGATCGCCGTCAGCGTGTCGGTGCTGACGATCGTCCTCGCCGCGTTGATCGGCGCGGGAGCCGCGTACCTCGGCGGCAGGGTGGAGAAGCTGACCCTGGCGGTCATCCACTTCCTGCTCGTGGTCCCGTCGTTCCTGATCCTCGCCCTCGTCTCGCACCGGCTCGCCGGCGACTGGCGGGTGCTGATCCTCGTACTCACCGTCTTCGGCTGGATGACGACCGCCCGCGTCGTCTGGTCGCTGTCCACGTCGCTGCGCGAACGCGACTACGTGCTGGCCGCCGAGTTCATGGGAGTACGGCCGTGGCGGATCGTGCTGCGGCACATCATCCCCAACCTGGGCTCCCTCCTCGTGGTCAACCTGACCCTCGGGATCGTCGCCACCGTCCTCAGCGAGACGGCCCTGTCGTTCCTCGGTTTCGGCGTCCAGACCCCCGACGTGTCGCTGGGCACCATGCTCGCCGACGGCTCCGGCACCATCACCAGCGCCCCGTGGCTGTTCGCGTTCCCCGCCGGCCTCGTCGTGCTGCTCACGGTGTCGATGACGCTCGTCGGCGACGGGCTGCGGGACGCCCTCGACCCCACCTCCGTATCGGCGGCCTCGGGAGGCGCACGATGA
- a CDS encoding ABC transporter permease has product MLRHVMRKTAGWLAMIVVATNVTYVLAAWFLDPRSNYKDTRPVRTEAEIDQALAPYNLDPRVPLVDRWWHWFSDVVLHFDWGKSPVGASVNGEIGFRVLVSGQLVTAATLLSVLVGVGLSVSTASRQYGWWDRITQLVSVFLFNIPTAVAALAVVLLGIWLNQSLGLRFLYVAGEKSPTVEGLLPTVVDRVQHLVLPTLSLTLLGYVGYHLTQRTLLLDAIGSDYVRTARATGLTRAQAIRRHALRASLIPTATSVAFGIPAVFTGAVITETVFGWNGMGQYFIQTIGKNDVHGTVAVAAFGAAMTAIGAILADIAVVLLDPRVRVS; this is encoded by the coding sequence GTGCTCCGTCACGTGATGCGCAAGACGGCCGGCTGGCTGGCCATGATCGTGGTCGCCACCAACGTCACGTACGTACTCGCCGCCTGGTTCCTCGACCCGAGGTCCAACTACAAGGACACCCGCCCGGTCCGCACCGAGGCGGAGATCGACCAGGCCCTGGCGCCCTACAACCTCGACCCCCGGGTGCCGCTGGTGGACCGGTGGTGGCACTGGTTCAGCGACGTGGTGCTGCACTTCGACTGGGGGAAGTCCCCGGTCGGGGCCTCGGTCAACGGCGAGATCGGTTTCCGGGTGCTGGTCAGCGGCCAGCTGGTCACCGCCGCCACCCTCCTGTCGGTGCTCGTCGGTGTCGGTCTGAGCGTGTCCACCGCGTCCCGGCAGTACGGCTGGTGGGACCGGATCACGCAGCTGGTGTCGGTGTTCCTGTTCAACATCCCCACCGCCGTCGCCGCGTTGGCCGTCGTCCTCCTCGGGATCTGGCTCAACCAGAGCCTCGGGCTGCGCTTCCTGTACGTCGCGGGCGAGAAGTCCCCGACCGTCGAGGGCCTGCTGCCCACGGTGGTCGACCGGGTGCAGCACCTCGTCCTGCCGACGCTGAGCCTGACGCTCCTCGGGTACGTGGGCTATCACCTGACCCAGCGCACGCTGCTGCTCGACGCCATCGGCTCGGACTACGTGCGCACCGCGCGCGCCACCGGCCTCACCCGCGCCCAGGCGATCCGCCGCCACGCGCTGCGCGCCTCGCTGATCCCGACCGCCACCTCCGTGGCCTTCGGCATCCCCGCCGTCTTCACGGGCGCGGTCATCACCGAGACCGTCTTCGGCTGGAACGGCATGGGCCAGTACTTCATCCAGACCATCGGCAAGAACGACGTGCACGGCACCGTCGCGGTGGCGGCGTTCGGCGCGGCCATGACCGCGATCGGCGCGATCCTCGCCGACATCGCCGTCGTCCTCCTCGACCCACGGGTGCGGGTGAGCTGA
- a CDS encoding dienelactone hydrolase family protein, whose translation MPDDALSDFTRERFTHRGSTHRVLRSGTGPAVIVMAEIPGITPKVARFARRVRDIGCTVVLPDLFGTAGRDPDPKAHGWAGAAGTGLRAAVQVCVSREFTLLAAGRTSPVVDWLRALAAQEHERCGGPGVGALGMCLTGGFALAMATDERLLAPVLCQPSLPLAVTDRNRRSIDISPEDLRTVRRRCAEGLTVLGLRFRGDRLAPGARFAHLREQLGDAFVGVELDDDAANPDGLMPPHSVLTEHLVDEPGQPTRQALDQVLDLFRRRLLEPTGTPASG comes from the coding sequence GTGCCCGACGACGCCTTGTCGGATTTCACCCGTGAACGCTTCACGCACCGGGGGAGTACGCACCGGGTGCTGCGCTCCGGCACCGGCCCGGCCGTGATCGTCATGGCCGAGATCCCGGGCATCACCCCGAAGGTCGCCCGGTTCGCGCGCCGGGTCCGGGACATCGGCTGCACCGTCGTCCTGCCCGACCTGTTCGGCACCGCGGGGCGCGATCCCGACCCGAAGGCGCACGGGTGGGCGGGGGCCGCGGGCACCGGCCTGCGCGCGGCCGTCCAGGTGTGTGTCAGCCGGGAGTTCACCCTGCTCGCCGCGGGCCGGACCTCTCCGGTCGTGGACTGGCTGCGTGCCCTGGCCGCCCAGGAGCACGAACGGTGCGGCGGCCCGGGCGTCGGTGCCCTGGGGATGTGCCTGACCGGCGGTTTCGCCCTGGCCATGGCGACGGACGAGCGCCTCCTCGCGCCCGTGCTCTGCCAGCCGTCCCTCCCGCTGGCCGTGACGGACCGCAACCGCCGCTCGATCGACATCTCACCCGAGGACCTGCGGACCGTCCGGCGGCGCTGCGCCGAAGGCCTGACCGTCCTCGGGCTGCGCTTCCGCGGCGACCGCCTCGCCCCCGGAGCGCGATTCGCCCACCTGCGCGAGCAGTTGGGGGACGCCTTCGTCGGTGTGGAGCTCGACGACGACGCGGCCAACCCCGACGGCCTGATGCCGCCCCACTCCGTCCTGACGGAGCACCTCGTCGACGAACCCGGCCAGCCCACCCGTCAGGCACTCGACCAGGTCCTCGACCTCTTCCGGCGGCGCCTCCTCGAACCGACCGGGACCCCCGCGTCCGGCTGA